The Bacteroidota bacterium genome includes the window CGCGACCAAGCCGAGGCTATCGCCCAGGACGAGTCGCGGCTGCGGGCGCTGCTGAGTCGCGCCGTGGGTAAGCTGCGCGCGCGGCGGGCCGATCTCGGCGGGCTGCGCGACGAGTTGCCAGTCCTGCTGCGCTTCCTGCGCGCGTGGGTGCAGGGCGACTACCGCCGCGTGCCGTGGCGGACGCTCACGCTCGTAGTGGCTGGCCTTGTCTATTTCGTGGCGCCCGTCGACCTGCTGCCCGACGTGCTCGTGGGCATCGGCTTCGTGGACGATGCGGCGGTGATCGCCTACGTGCTCAAGACCATCCGCGGCGACCTCGAACGCTTTGAGACGTGGGAGCGCAAGGAGAAGCGCCGCCTCGAACGCCGCCGCCGACGGTTGCTGCGGTAACGGGTTGAAGGTTGAAGGTTGAAGGTTGAAGGTTGAAGGTTGAAGGTTGAAGGTTGAAGGTTGAAGGTTGAAGGTTGAANNNNNNNNNNNNNNNNNNNNNNNNNNNNNNNNNNNNNNNNNNNNNNNNNNNNNNNNNNNNNNNNNNNNNNNNNNNNNNNNNNNNNNNNNNNNNNNNNNNNTGAAGGTTGAAGGTTGAAGGTTGAAGGTTGAAGGTTGAAGGTTGAAGGTTGAAGGTTGAAGGTTGAAGGTTGAAGGTGTCCCGCTTCACCACAGCGGCGTTCTTGGCTGGGGTGCCACGCGCCACCGTTCCCTACTTCGAGCTTCTCACTTCACACCTCCCGCTTCGCCTCGGCATCGTCTTTGCGCTTCGCGCGCACTACTCCCTGCCGCTTTCGACTGCGCCGATGCTACCTGCTGCCCTCGCGGACTCGCGTGCCGCCTCCCTCACCGCCCTCGTGGACATCGTCGACGGCGACCTCGCCTTCGTCGAGGCTGGCGAGCGTGCCGCGCAAGCGCTGGACGTGCCTCAGGACAGGCTTATGGGACGCTCGGCACGCGCGCTGGGCATCCCATCTACGGCGCGGGCGCACTGGATGGAATCGCTTCTTGATGCGCAGCAGTCGGGCGGCTTCGCACAGGTTGAGTTGGCCCACGACACGGCGCGCGAGAGTCGACACCTGATCCTGACGGCCACGCCGCTCACCGACGCGCCAGACCGCTTCGCCTGCGTGATCGAAGATGCGACGCAGCCGTGGCAGGCCTACGATGCGCTCGCGAACGGCGGACCGGCCCTCGACACCCTGACGGCCCTCGGCGGCGGTGCTGCGCTTACCTACGGACCCGACCTCGTGGTCGTTGCCTACGGAGGTGCCATGCCAAGCGGGCTCGTCCCCAGAGAGGACGGTGTGGCGTTGTCCCTGGCTGGCCTGTCGCTCTACGACCTGTTCCCCAAGTCGACGGCCGACGCCCTAGCGTTGGCGCTCCTTGCCCCGAGCGACGCGCCGTCGTCTCCGATCGCGCTTCCAGATGGGGCCCACGAAGTCCGTGCCCGCGCCGTTCGGGACGCGCGCGGCTGGCCTGTTGCAGGCCTCGCCCTGATCCGTCCGATCGACGCCGCCCTCCCCGCCCCCGCTCCATCCGCCGAACAGGCTGAGCGGGACGCCGTCGTGGCGGCTGGCCATGCACGCCTCCGCACCGAGGTGCACGCGATGCTAGCTGCCCTCGACGACACGTTTTCCTCGGCGCCCTCTGCCGAGCCGCTCCGCGTGGCGGGCAAGGCGCTTCTCGACACGATGGCCACGGTGACCTTCGCGCGTGAGGTCTTGACTTCGCCGGCCGCCTCTGCGCCCATCCGGCTCGATGCCTTGCTGCAGGGGCTACGCCCTCAGTTGGAAGCGATGACCCAGGCGCGGGGCCTCGACCTCTTCCTCTTCGTTCCGGATCAGCCCGTGTGGGCGCTGGGACACCGCGCGCACTTTGGACAGGCTCTACTCGGTGCGGTGCGCTATGCCCTCTCGACGACGCAGCGAGGCGCGATCCGCCTAGCGCTTCGCGAGGAGGACGAACGGATCGCGGTGCAAGTGGCCGACACCGGAGCGGGGCTCTCGGCTACCGTCCAGCGCGGCATCTTCGCAGCCCGTTCGCTCGAGGGCTTGGGCGTCGACGCGCTCGACCTCTATGCGGCGCAGTTGCTCACCGAGGCCATGGGCGGTACGGTGACGGCCCGCAGTGAACCGCAGCGCGGCACGCTTCTCACGTTCGCCCTGCCTACGTGCGCACCACCGGAGAGTAGCTCCCTACACGACCGCCACACGGCCGTCCTCGTGGAAGCAGACCCAGACACCCGGGCGCTGCTTGACCTCTTCCTCCGCGACGCCTGGGAGACGGCCCCCGTAGAGTCGCTCGACGCAGCCTTCGAGCACGCCACGGAGTACCTCAGCGGAACCCATGTGGACGCGCTGCTCCTCGATCTCAGCGGCAGCCTCGGAGAGGCCGAGAGCGCGATCCGACGCCTTCGCAGCACGCCGATGTTCGACGCCACCTTCGTGGTAGCCCTCGTCGCATCGGCCATGCCGGAGGAGCGCGACCGCCACCTGAGGCTTGGCTACGACGCCGTGCTCGCGAAGCCGTTTGCTCGGCAGACGCTGCTCGAAGTGCTCGCCCCGATCAAGCGGTAGCGGGCTGCCCACAGGCCATCTCGCAAGGGTCAGGCGGTAGGCGCCGGACGTTTTGGACGATTTGATATGACCCCAGGCGTCGTATCTCCCTGGGAATTGGAGAGAAGATGCGTACATTGGGCGGTTTCGTGCCGCCTAGCGACGGCTTTTCTTCTACTTCCCCTATCCTCCATGTCCCGCCTTGCACACACGCGCCGTGCACTGCTCGACCGCGCCCTCCCTCCCCTCCTCGCAGCTTGCTGCCTGCTGTTCGGCACCCCCACCGCCGATGCGCAGATGGCACGCGCTCCTGAAGCCATCCTCACCTTTGAAGGCGACCACACACACGACGGACGGACGCGCTGCAACTCCCCCCACGTGGACGCCGAAACGATGGCCCGCGTCGAGGCCCAGATGAAGGCCTTCTCCGGGCCGCGCATCGAGAAAGCCGCCGGCATCGTGATCCCGACGGTGGTGCACATCATCACCAACACGTCGGGCCAGGGTGACGTGTCGCAGGCCACCGTCGACGCGCAGATGGACGTGCTCAACCAGGGCTTCGCCGGTACCGGCTTCTCGTTCACGCTCCAGGATGTCACCCGTACCGCGAACAACAACTGGTACAACAACACGGACCTCGGCAACAGCGCTGAGCGCTCCATGAAGCAGACGCTCGCCGTGGACCCGGCGCGGACGCTCAACCTCTACTTCGTCGGCAACATTGATGCCCTCGGCTGGTGCTACTTCCCGTTCTCCTATCCGGAGGACTCGTTCTTGCACGGCTGCGTCAACGCCACCGGCTCGATGCCGGGCGGCGACATCACCGCCTACAATGAGGGCGACACCGCAGTCCACGAGGTCGGGCACTACGTCGGCCTGTTCCACACCTTCCAGGGCGGCTGCTTCGGCGGCGACGAGGTCGCGGACACCCCAGCGGAGGCCACGCCGTTCTTCGGCAACAACTGCAACAGCACGCGCGACACCTGCTCGGGCGGCGGCACGGACCCCGTGCGCAACTTCATGAACTACAGCGACGACGTCTGCCTGGAGGAGTTCACGCCAGGCCAGGCCGCGCGCGCCATGGAGCAGGTCTCGCTCTTCAAGCCGACCCTCGCGATGGGCGGCGGTGGCGTCAACACCCCGCCGGATGCGGGCTTCACGTTCAGCTGCAACAACCTGACGTGTGACTTCACCGACACCAGCTCCGACTCCGACGGCGCCCTCGTCACGTGGGACTGGGACTTCGGCGACGGTGCCTCGTCGTCGCAGCAAAACCCGACGCGCATCTACGCTTCCGCGGGCACCTACTCGGTGACGCTGACGGTCACGGACAACGAAGGCGCAACCGATGATGTCACACGCACGGTGAGCGTCTCCGACAGCTCGGAGCCGGACACGGCCGCGCCCCAGCTAAGCGGCTCCATCCAGGGCGGTCGCTACGAAGGCACGGCCTCCGACAGCCGCGCCAACGACACGGGCATCGCCACGGTGACGCTGCGCGACGAGACCAACCTCGATATCGACGTGGACAGCTTCTCGGCGGGCGACGCGAGTGTGGACTTCACGCTGACGCTGCAGAACCGCGGCCAGCAGGGCAAGGGCTTCGTGGTCGCGACCGACGTGGCGGGCAACGAGAGCGACCTCTGGGTCTGCTCTGACGGCTGCGATCCGCCGAACACGGGCGGCGGCGACCCCGACACGACCCCGCCAAGCGTCACCGGCTCGATCCGCGGCAACCGCTTCGACGGCACCGCCTCCGACTCCGGGTCGGGCATCGCCTCGGTCGTGCTCGGCAGCGACGCCGT containing:
- a CDS encoding YkvA family protein — protein: MPSIRTRLRDRFRRPSPTAPDRMAVEREAPRLVASVRDQAEAIAQDESRLRALLSRAVGKLRARRADLGGLRDELPVLLRFLRAWVQGDYRRVPWRTLTLVVAGLVYFVAPVDLLPDVLVGIGFVDDAAVIAYVLKTIRGDLERFETWERKEKRRLERRRRRLLR
- a CDS encoding ATP-binding protein, yielding MSRFTTAAFLAGVPRATVPYFELLTSHLPLRLGIVFALRAHYSLPLSTAPMLPAALADSRAASLTALVDIVDGDLAFVEAGERAAQALDVPQDRLMGRSARALGIPSTARAHWMESLLDAQQSGGFAQVELAHDTARESRHLILTATPLTDAPDRFACVIEDATQPWQAYDALANGGPALDTLTALGGGAALTYGPDLVVVAYGGAMPSGLVPREDGVALSLAGLSLYDLFPKSTADALALALLAPSDAPSSPIALPDGAHEVRARAVRDARGWPVAGLALIRPIDAALPAPAPSAEQAERDAVVAAGHARLRTEVHAMLAALDDTFSSAPSAEPLRVAGKALLDTMATVTFAREVLTSPAASAPIRLDALLQGLRPQLEAMTQARGLDLFLFVPDQPVWALGHRAHFGQALLGAVRYALSTTQRGAIRLALREEDERIAVQVADTGAGLSATVQRGIFAARSLEGLGVDALDLYAAQLLTEAMGGTVTARSEPQRGTLLTFALPTCAPPESSSLHDRHTAVLVEADPDTRALLDLFLRDAWETAPVESLDAAFEHATEYLSGTHVDALLLDLSGSLGEAESAIRRLRSTPMFDATFVVALVASAMPEERDRHLRLGYDAVLAKPFARQTLLEVLAPIKR
- a CDS encoding PKD domain-containing protein, which translates into the protein MSRLAHTRRALLDRALPPLLAACCLLFGTPTADAQMARAPEAILTFEGDHTHDGRTRCNSPHVDAETMARVEAQMKAFSGPRIEKAAGIVIPTVVHIITNTSGQGDVSQATVDAQMDVLNQGFAGTGFSFTLQDVTRTANNNWYNNTDLGNSAERSMKQTLAVDPARTLNLYFVGNIDALGWCYFPFSYPEDSFLHGCVNATGSMPGGDITAYNEGDTAVHEVGHYVGLFHTFQGGCFGGDEVADTPAEATPFFGNNCNSTRDTCSGGGTDPVRNFMNYSDDVCLEEFTPGQAARAMEQVSLFKPTLAMGGGGVNTPPDAGFTFSCNNLTCDFTDTSSDSDGALVTWDWDFGDGASSSQQNPTRIYASAGTYSVTLTVTDNEGATDDVTRTVSVSDSSEPDTAAPQLSGSIQGGRYEGTASDSRANDTGIATVTLRDETNLDIDVDSFSAGDASVDFTLTLQNRGQQGKGFVVATDVAGNESDLWVCSDGCDPPNTGGGDPDTTPPSVTGSIRGNRFDGTASDSGSGIASVVLGSDAVNLVLDVDNFSAGASSVGFDVRLSNPREPGSGTIIATDVDGNEGTLFIDSENARNPGIAMMSRTGVPSEVALLGNYPNPFAATTTVEYALPQATAVRLTVYDVTGRAVAELVDGTMEAGYHSAAFDASALPSGIYLARLDAEGRTFTERLLVVR